From one Microbacterium aurum genomic stretch:
- a CDS encoding NAD(+) synthase encodes MSEDLPFESLYRHGFARVAACTIPVAIADPARNADAVLAAAREAHQAGAAVALFPELCLTGYAIDDLVMQDAVLDAVLAALADLAAASADLRPLLVVGAPLRLGARLYNCAVVIHRGRVLGVAPKSYLPTYREFYEARWYAAGAEAPDSVTLAGEEVPVGTDLLFEATDVAGLVVHAEVCEDMWVPVPPSSRAALAGATVLLNLSGSPITVARADDRHLLAKSQSFRCLAAYAYAAAGQGESTNDVSWDGQTMIYEAGNLLAETERFPDGPRTAYADVDLDRLRQERLRQGTFDDNRVQSWPNGRRIAFEVQPPASDLGLRRPLDRFPFVPDDAARLDQDCYEAFNIQVSGLEQRMRAIGSPKPVIGVSGGLDSTHALLVVARAMDRMGRPRSDILAYTMPGFATSDHTRSNAIALAEAIGASIETIDIRPMATEILKGIGHPFAGGEPVYDVTFENVQAGARTDFLFRLANQNGGFVVGTSDLSELALGWATYGVGDQMSHYAVNAGVPKTLIQHLIRWVIAHSASDESGTDLTDAAKTVLQSVLDTEISPELVPAGQDGKVQSTEDTIGPYALHDFALFHVPRFGFRPSKIVFLAEHAWRDADAGAWPPGFPASDRYAYDREEIVRWLRVFLTRFFGFAQFKRTAIPNGPKVLPAGSLSPRGDWRAPSDGNAAVWLAELDAALPDLAG; translated from the coding sequence GTGAGCGAGGACCTGCCGTTCGAGAGTCTGTACCGTCACGGTTTCGCGCGCGTCGCGGCGTGCACGATCCCCGTCGCGATCGCCGACCCCGCCCGCAACGCCGACGCCGTCCTGGCCGCTGCTCGCGAGGCTCACCAGGCGGGGGCCGCCGTGGCCCTCTTTCCCGAGCTGTGCCTGACGGGGTACGCGATCGACGACCTCGTGATGCAGGATGCCGTGCTCGACGCCGTCCTCGCCGCGCTCGCGGACCTCGCCGCGGCATCCGCCGACCTCCGCCCCCTCCTCGTCGTGGGCGCGCCGCTGCGCCTGGGTGCCCGGCTGTACAACTGCGCCGTCGTGATCCACCGCGGGCGCGTGCTCGGGGTCGCCCCGAAGAGCTACCTGCCGACCTACCGCGAGTTCTACGAGGCCCGCTGGTACGCCGCCGGGGCCGAGGCGCCCGACTCCGTGACGCTCGCCGGTGAGGAGGTGCCGGTCGGCACCGACCTGCTGTTCGAGGCGACCGACGTCGCCGGGCTCGTCGTGCACGCCGAGGTGTGCGAGGACATGTGGGTGCCGGTGCCGCCGTCGTCGCGGGCGGCGCTGGCCGGAGCGACGGTGCTCCTGAACCTCTCCGGCAGCCCGATCACGGTCGCCCGCGCAGATGACCGCCACCTGCTCGCGAAGTCGCAGTCCTTCCGCTGCCTCGCCGCCTACGCGTACGCGGCCGCCGGGCAGGGCGAGTCGACGAACGACGTGTCGTGGGACGGCCAGACCATGATCTACGAGGCCGGGAACCTCCTCGCCGAGACCGAGCGCTTCCCCGACGGGCCGCGCACGGCGTACGCCGACGTCGACCTCGACCGGCTCCGCCAGGAGCGTCTGCGTCAGGGCACGTTCGACGACAACCGCGTGCAGAGCTGGCCGAACGGCCGCCGCATCGCGTTCGAGGTGCAGCCGCCGGCGTCTGACCTCGGCCTGCGGCGCCCGCTCGACCGGTTCCCGTTCGTCCCCGACGACGCCGCCCGGCTCGATCAGGACTGCTACGAGGCGTTCAACATCCAGGTGTCGGGCCTCGAGCAGCGCATGCGCGCGATCGGGTCGCCGAAGCCGGTCATCGGCGTCAGCGGCGGCCTCGACTCGACGCACGCCCTCCTCGTGGTCGCGCGCGCGATGGACCGGATGGGCCGTCCGCGCAGCGACATCCTCGCGTACACGATGCCCGGCTTCGCGACGAGCGACCACACGCGCTCCAACGCGATCGCGCTCGCCGAGGCGATCGGCGCGTCGATCGAGACGATCGACATCCGCCCGATGGCGACCGAGATCCTGAAGGGCATCGGGCATCCTTTCGCCGGCGGCGAGCCGGTGTACGACGTGACCTTCGAGAACGTGCAGGCGGGTGCGCGCACCGACTTCCTGTTCCGCCTCGCGAACCAGAACGGCGGCTTCGTCGTCGGGACCTCCGACCTCTCCGAGCTCGCCCTCGGCTGGGCGACGTACGGCGTCGGCGACCAGATGAGCCACTACGCCGTCAACGCGGGCGTTCCGAAGACGCTCATCCAGCACCTCATCCGATGGGTCATCGCGCACTCCGCGTCCGATGAGTCGGGCACCGACCTGACGGATGCCGCGAAGACGGTGCTGCAGTCGGTGCTCGACACCGAGATCAGCCCCGAGCTCGTGCCGGCGGGGCAAGACGGCAAGGTGCAGTCGACCGAGGACACCATCGGCCCCTATGCGCTGCACGATTTCGCGCTGTTCCACGTGCCGCGCTTCGGGTTCCGCCCGTCGAAGATCGTGTTCCTCGCGGAGCACGCGTGGCGGGATGCGGATGCCGGCGCCTGGCCGCCCGGGTTCCCGGCATCCGACCGCTACGCGTACGACCGTGAGGAGATCGTGCGCTGGCTGCGGGTGTTCCTCACGCGCTTCTTCGGCTTCGCGCAGTTCAAGCGCACCGCGATCCCGAACGGGCCGAAGGTGCTGCCGGCGGGCTCGCTGTCCCCGCGCGGCGACTGGCGCGCCCCCAGCGACGGCAACGCCGCGGTGTGGCTCGCCGAGCTCGACGCGGCGCTGCCGGATCTCGCCGGCTGA
- a CDS encoding TM0106 family RecB-like putative nuclease translates to MRYIEAGAAGPARIVWSASDLKAAAECEFAWLRAIDAKLGRVPAVVEPEDATLARAGRLGTQHELRQLEAYRTAFPGEGRVVELPETRSSDAEAVAAAVAATTAVLADPAVDVVYQAVFATDEFVGFADFLVRDAAAGAPGPWVVQDTKLARHARVTALMQLAAYVDQLDRLGVPHSDRVELLLGDGSTSVHAVRDLMPVFRLRRERLRALIADRDLAAGAGGAPIAWGDERGALRVVACGRCATCDAEVTLHRDLLLVAGMRPVQRDRLRLAGIRTIDDLAEAREAPERMSGDTFTGLRTQARLQLTSPAGGVQPAPDEGHAVPTYEVVLPQAIGALPRPDHGDLFFDFEGDPLYTEPPAAGGTPQWGIDYLFGWVDDAEQYSALWAHDFAQEKQALEDFLDVVALRRRQHPGMHIYHYAPYEPTHLLAMAARYGVREAEVDTLLREGVFVDLYPIVRRALRVGSRSYSIKKLEPLYMGDEVRTSDVQRGDDSIVKYVESRALSDAGEDAEAQTILDDLADYNRYDCVSTRRLRDWLVERAREANLLPSADIDAAERPYEPSPRAEALTRLADAAASATDLDERAVTALRLGAAAIDYYPREAKTFWATHFLRLREPVSIWEDTRDVVVFDHDRCRVLTDWHIPEGARVQRRVVELRGDLAPGTKLTADSSTFVVYELPAPFPIDTSPRWIHAARTVRVVDVLDDGVVVEENSIQGFTWQDLPIALTPPAPPQAGSQQAAIDQWADTLIEVAPTASGSFPHDAATDLLLRRSPRTASGVLPRGGADDVENIVRAVHELDRSYLAVQGPPGTGKTYVGSHVIARLVAERGYRVGVVAQSHAVVEHMLDRIVVAGVPKAQVAKATKGTPTGAECFTPIAKDGYAAFADEHPEGFVIGGTAWDLSHAGRVPRGSLDLLVIDEAGQFSLASTIAVSVAAQRLLLLGDPQQLPQVSQGTHPEPVDTSALGWVMDGAAVIADDRGYFLAQTRRMRPEVAAPVSELSYEGRLAAHPSTSARHLAGVTPGVVPVPLGHTGNATQSAEEAAAVVGIVRDLVGRSWTAGEDAAPRPLAPTDLIVVTPYNAQQVLVEEALVAAGFGAVPVGTVDKFQGQEAAVAIVSLAASSGRDAPRGLEFLLLQNRLNVAVSRAEHTAYIVYGTGLLDDLPRTPDGVARLSAFARLVGADRP, encoded by the coding sequence ATGCGATACATCGAAGCAGGCGCGGCCGGGCCGGCGCGGATCGTCTGGAGCGCGAGCGACCTGAAGGCGGCGGCGGAATGCGAGTTCGCGTGGCTGCGCGCCATCGACGCCAAGCTCGGACGCGTGCCGGCGGTCGTCGAGCCCGAAGACGCGACGCTCGCCCGCGCCGGCCGTCTCGGCACGCAGCACGAGCTGCGCCAGCTCGAGGCGTATCGCACCGCCTTCCCGGGGGAGGGTCGCGTCGTGGAGCTTCCCGAGACCCGGTCGTCGGATGCCGAGGCCGTCGCCGCGGCGGTCGCCGCGACCACCGCCGTCCTCGCCGATCCCGCCGTGGACGTGGTCTACCAGGCGGTGTTCGCGACCGACGAGTTCGTCGGCTTCGCCGACTTCCTCGTGCGCGACGCGGCGGCAGGCGCGCCGGGACCGTGGGTCGTGCAGGACACCAAGCTCGCACGGCACGCGCGGGTCACGGCGCTCATGCAGCTGGCGGCATACGTCGATCAGCTCGATCGGCTGGGCGTGCCGCACAGCGACCGCGTCGAGCTGCTGCTGGGTGACGGCAGCACCTCGGTCCACGCGGTGCGCGACCTCATGCCGGTGTTCCGGTTGCGCCGTGAGCGGCTCCGCGCCCTCATCGCCGACCGCGACCTCGCCGCGGGTGCCGGCGGCGCGCCGATCGCGTGGGGCGATGAGCGCGGAGCGCTGCGCGTCGTCGCGTGCGGCCGCTGCGCGACGTGCGACGCCGAGGTCACCCTGCACCGAGACCTGCTGCTCGTCGCCGGCATGCGGCCGGTGCAGCGCGACCGGCTGCGACTGGCCGGCATCCGGACCATCGATGACCTCGCCGAGGCGCGAGAGGCGCCGGAGCGGATGTCGGGGGATACCTTCACCGGGCTCCGCACCCAGGCGCGGCTGCAGCTGACGAGCCCCGCGGGCGGCGTGCAACCCGCGCCGGACGAGGGGCACGCGGTGCCGACGTACGAGGTCGTGCTCCCGCAGGCGATCGGTGCGCTGCCGCGCCCCGACCATGGCGACCTGTTCTTCGACTTCGAGGGCGATCCCCTCTACACCGAGCCCCCCGCCGCCGGCGGGACACCGCAATGGGGCATCGACTACCTGTTCGGCTGGGTGGACGACGCCGAGCAGTACTCCGCGCTGTGGGCGCACGACTTCGCACAGGAGAAGCAGGCGCTCGAGGACTTCCTCGACGTCGTGGCGCTGCGTCGGCGGCAACACCCGGGCATGCACATCTATCACTACGCGCCGTACGAGCCGACGCATCTGCTGGCGATGGCCGCGCGGTACGGCGTGCGCGAAGCCGAGGTGGACACGCTGCTGCGGGAGGGCGTGTTCGTCGACCTGTACCCGATCGTGCGGCGGGCGCTGCGCGTGGGATCACGGTCGTACTCCATCAAGAAGCTCGAACCGCTGTACATGGGCGACGAGGTGCGCACGAGCGACGTGCAGCGCGGCGACGACTCGATCGTGAAGTACGTCGAGTCCCGCGCGCTCAGCGATGCCGGGGAGGATGCCGAGGCGCAGACGATCCTCGACGACCTCGCCGACTACAACCGCTACGACTGCGTCTCGACCCGACGCCTGCGCGACTGGCTCGTCGAGCGGGCGCGCGAGGCGAACCTCCTGCCGTCGGCCGACATCGATGCAGCGGAGCGTCCCTACGAGCCGTCGCCCCGGGCGGAGGCGCTCACTCGCCTCGCGGACGCCGCGGCATCCGCCACCGATCTCGACGAGCGCGCGGTCACCGCGCTCCGGCTGGGGGCCGCCGCGATCGACTACTATCCGCGCGAAGCGAAGACCTTCTGGGCGACGCATTTCCTGCGCCTGCGGGAGCCGGTGTCGATCTGGGAGGACACCCGCGACGTCGTCGTCTTCGACCATGACCGCTGCCGCGTGCTCACCGACTGGCACATCCCCGAGGGTGCGCGCGTGCAGCGCCGTGTCGTCGAGCTGCGGGGCGACCTCGCGCCGGGCACCAAGCTCACCGCCGACTCGTCGACGTTCGTCGTCTACGAGCTGCCGGCGCCGTTCCCCATCGACACGAGTCCGCGGTGGATCCACGCCGCCCGCACCGTCCGCGTCGTCGACGTGCTCGATGACGGCGTCGTCGTGGAGGAGAACTCGATCCAGGGCTTCACCTGGCAGGATCTGCCCATCGCCCTGACGCCGCCCGCGCCGCCGCAGGCGGGCAGTCAGCAGGCGGCCATCGACCAGTGGGCGGACACGCTGATCGAGGTCGCGCCGACGGCGTCCGGTTCCTTCCCGCACGACGCCGCCACCGATCTGCTGCTGCGGCGGTCGCCACGCACCGCGAGCGGCGTACTGCCGCGGGGCGGCGCCGACGACGTCGAGAACATCGTGCGTGCCGTCCACGAGCTGGACCGCAGCTACCTCGCCGTCCAGGGGCCGCCGGGCACCGGCAAGACCTACGTGGGATCGCACGTCATCGCGCGTCTGGTGGCCGAGCGCGGCTACCGGGTCGGGGTCGTCGCCCAATCGCACGCCGTGGTGGAGCACATGCTCGACCGCATCGTCGTCGCCGGCGTTCCGAAGGCGCAGGTCGCGAAGGCGACGAAGGGCACACCCACCGGCGCGGAGTGCTTCACCCCCATCGCGAAGGACGGCTACGCGGCGTTCGCCGACGAGCATCCGGAGGGGTTCGTCATCGGCGGGACGGCGTGGGACCTCAGTCATGCCGGGCGGGTCCCGCGCGGCAGTCTCGACCTGCTCGTCATCGACGAAGCCGGCCAGTTCTCGCTCGCCTCGACGATCGCCGTGTCGGTGGCCGCGCAGCGGCTGCTGCTGCTGGGCGACCCGCAGCAGCTGCCGCAGGTGAGTCAGGGCACCCACCCCGAGCCGGTCGACACCTCCGCGCTCGGCTGGGTCATGGACGGGGCCGCGGTCATCGCCGACGACCGCGGGTACTTCCTCGCGCAGACCCGGCGCATGAGGCCCGAAGTCGCCGCTCCCGTGTCGGAGCTGTCGTACGAGGGCCGGCTCGCGGCGCACCCGAGCACCTCGGCGCGGCACCTCGCCGGCGTCACGCCGGGGGTCGTCCCGGTGCCGCTCGGTCACACCGGCAACGCGACCCAGTCCGCCGAAGAGGCCGCCGCGGTCGTCGGGATCGTCCGCGACCTCGTCGGGCGGTCGTGGACGGCGGGGGAGGATGCGGCGCCACGCCCGCTCGCCCCCACCGACCTCATCGTGGTGACCCCGTACAACGCGCAGCAGGTGCTCGTCGAGGAGGCGCTCGTCGCAGCCGGGTTCGGCGCCGTGCCGGTCGGCACGGTCGACAAGTTCCAGGGGCAGGAGGCGGCGGTCGCGATCGTGTCGCTGGCCGCGTCCAGCGGACGCGACGCGCCGCGGGGACTGGAGTTCCTGCTGCTGCAGAACCGCCTCAACGTCGCTGTCTCCCGGGCGGAGCACACCGCATACATCGTGTACGGAACCGGACTGCTCGACGACCTGCCCCGCACGCCGGACGGCGTCGCGAGGCTCAGCGCCTTCGCCCGGCTCGTCGGCGCGGATCGGCCGTAG
- a CDS encoding DUF3467 domain-containing protein, with amino-acid sequence MTDEVPRQFEIEVPPDVVPGNYADFANVWHTSDVFVMDFVSLARPPQAGADADGNPVTIVPGRVVQRVRIPPQQVFELAKALTQQLEFWEQETGRRSGS; translated from the coding sequence ATGACCGATGAGGTTCCGCGCCAGTTCGAGATCGAGGTTCCCCCCGACGTCGTGCCGGGCAACTACGCCGACTTCGCGAACGTCTGGCACACGTCCGACGTGTTCGTCATGGACTTCGTCTCGCTCGCGCGTCCGCCGCAGGCAGGGGCGGATGCCGACGGCAACCCCGTCACCATCGTCCCCGGGCGCGTGGTGCAGCGGGTGCGGATCCCGCCGCAGCAGGTGTTCGAGCTCGCCAAGGCGCTCACGCAGCAGCTGGAGTTCTGGGAGCAGGAGACCGGGCGGCGCTCCGGTTCCTGA
- the upp gene encoding uracil phosphoribosyltransferase: MRVHVADHPLITHKLTVLRDKRTPSPVFRQLTEELITLLAYEATRNVRVEDIEIETPVTTTVGVRIGEPRPLVVPILRAGLGMLDGMVKLLPTAEVGFLGMARNEETLQPYTYAERLPEDLSDRQCFVLDPMLATGGSLGAAIDFLFARGAQDVTAICILAAPEGLAKIEEQVGDRDVTLVLGALDERLNEKGYIVPGLGDAGDRLYGTV; encoded by the coding sequence ATGCGCGTGCACGTTGCCGACCACCCCCTCATCACCCACAAGCTCACGGTGCTGCGCGACAAGCGCACGCCCTCGCCGGTGTTCCGCCAGCTCACAGAGGAGCTCATCACGCTCCTCGCCTATGAGGCGACACGCAACGTGCGCGTCGAGGACATCGAGATCGAGACCCCCGTGACGACGACGGTGGGGGTGCGGATCGGCGAGCCCCGGCCGCTCGTCGTGCCGATCCTGCGGGCGGGACTCGGCATGCTCGACGGCATGGTCAAGCTCCTGCCGACCGCCGAGGTGGGCTTCCTCGGCATGGCGCGCAACGAGGAGACCCTGCAGCCGTACACGTACGCGGAGCGCCTGCCCGAGGACCTCAGCGACCGGCAGTGCTTCGTGCTCGACCCGATGCTCGCCACCGGCGGGTCGCTCGGCGCCGCGATCGACTTCCTGTTCGCGCGCGGCGCGCAGGACGTCACCGCGATCTGCATCCTGGCCGCTCCCGAGGGCCTCGCGAAGATCGAGGAGCAGGTCGGTGACCGCGACGTGACGCTCGTGCTGGGCGCGCTCGACGAGCGCCTCAACGAGAAGGGCTACATCGTGCCCGGTCTCGGCGACGCGGGCGACCGCCTCTACGGCACGGTCTGA
- a CDS encoding nucleoside deaminase, producing MGRALELAAAAAAAGEIPVGAVVTDAAGTPRGEGRNLREATADPTAHAEIVALRAAAASLGSWNLEGCTLVVTLEPCLMCAGAILQARVGRVVFGAWDEKAGAAGSVYDVLRDRRLPVRAEVVAGVREAEAQALLRTFFDARR from the coding sequence ATGGGACGTGCACTCGAGCTCGCCGCCGCGGCGGCAGCGGCGGGTGAGATCCCGGTGGGGGCCGTGGTGACGGATGCCGCGGGCACCCCGCGCGGCGAAGGACGCAATCTGCGCGAAGCGACGGCCGATCCCACCGCACACGCCGAGATCGTCGCCCTGCGGGCGGCCGCGGCATCCCTCGGCTCATGGAATCTCGAGGGCTGCACGCTCGTGGTGACCCTCGAGCCCTGCCTCATGTGCGCCGGCGCGATCCTGCAGGCGCGGGTCGGGCGCGTGGTCTTCGGCGCCTGGGACGAGAAGGCGGGCGCGGCGGGATCGGTGTACGACGTGCTGCGCGACCGGCGGCTGCCGGTGCGGGCGGAGGTCGTCGCCGGGGTGCGCGAGGCCGAAGCGCAGGCCCTGCTGCGCACGTTCTTCGACGCCCGCCGCTGA
- a CDS encoding alpha/beta hydrolase has protein sequence MTLLDGITSRLVDTDRLTVGILERVGDNPATAPEQTVVLIHGNVSSSLFWQELMQDLPSDLRVIAIDLRGFGETESLPVDATRGVRDFSDDVHATLTALGIETAHLVGWSMGGGVAMQYALDHPVLSLTLQAPVSPYGFGGTRRDGSRLTDDDAGCGGGGANPDFVQRLTDRDMTDESPTSPRSVFRSGYVADGYTSEHEDIWVESMNTTSTATGNYPGDGVDSPNWPRFAAGTIGVLNTMAPRYFNTSGIVDLPVKPPILWIHGTADAIVSDASFFDLNHLGAIGVMPAWPGPEVAPAQEMVSQTRDVLEAYRAAGGEVTEVVLEGVGHSPHLERPAEFRRALLEVIGYIGRPADPAPPTEAIILSSSD, from the coding sequence ATGACCCTCCTGGACGGCATCACCTCCCGCCTCGTCGACACCGACCGGCTGACGGTCGGCATCCTGGAGCGCGTCGGCGACAACCCGGCGACCGCGCCCGAGCAGACGGTCGTCCTCATCCACGGGAACGTGTCGTCGAGCCTGTTCTGGCAGGAGCTCATGCAGGATCTGCCGAGCGATCTGCGCGTGATCGCGATCGACCTGCGCGGCTTCGGTGAGACCGAGAGCCTCCCCGTCGACGCGACGCGTGGCGTCCGCGACTTCAGCGACGACGTCCACGCGACGCTCACCGCGCTCGGCATCGAGACGGCTCATCTCGTCGGCTGGTCGATGGGCGGCGGCGTCGCGATGCAGTACGCGCTGGATCACCCCGTCCTCTCGCTCACGCTGCAGGCGCCGGTGTCGCCCTACGGCTTCGGCGGCACCCGCCGCGACGGATCGCGCCTGACCGACGACGACGCCGGCTGCGGAGGCGGCGGCGCCAACCCGGACTTCGTACAGCGCCTCACCGACCGCGACATGACCGACGAGTCGCCGACCTCACCGCGCAGCGTCTTCCGCTCGGGCTACGTCGCCGACGGGTACACCAGCGAGCACGAGGACATCTGGGTGGAGTCGATGAACACGACGTCCACGGCCACGGGGAACTACCCCGGCGACGGCGTCGACAGCCCGAACTGGCCGAGATTCGCGGCGGGCACGATCGGCGTCCTCAACACGATGGCGCCCCGCTACTTCAACACCTCGGGGATCGTGGACCTGCCCGTCAAGCCGCCGATCCTGTGGATCCACGGCACGGCCGACGCCATCGTCTCGGACGCCTCGTTCTTCGACCTCAACCACCTCGGCGCGATCGGGGTGATGCCGGCGTGGCCGGGGCCGGAGGTCGCTCCCGCGCAGGAGATGGTGTCGCAGACCCGCGACGTCCTCGAGGCGTACCGCGCGGCGGGCGGCGAGGTGACCGAGGTCGTGCTGGAGGGCGTGGGCCATTCGCCGCATCTGGAGCGCCCCGCGGAGTTCCGCCGCGCACTGCTCGAGGTGATCGGCTACATCGGGCGTCCCGCCGATCCGGCGCCGCCGACCGAGGCGATCATCCTCAGCTCCTCGGACTGA
- the proC gene encoding pyrroline-5-carboxylate reductase → MAEDLPSIAILGAGSMGGAILQGLVRSGRAPRIVVTNRTAAKAADLEGLAGVTSLALEQDPAANTTAAAGADIVLIGVKPVMVPDLLREIAPVLRPGVIVVSLAAGVTLATFASIVGDDVAVVRSMPNTPAVVGKAVTGIAAGPAASAADVALVRELFETCGVVIELAEDQIDALGTISGSGPAYVFLLIEDLTEAARGKGFSDADARLMAEQTFIGAAALLDATREDPAELRRRVTSPKGTTERAIAVLQGANLAGIFAEATDAALARSRELAAGA, encoded by the coding sequence ATGGCTGAAGACCTCCCCTCGATCGCGATTCTCGGTGCCGGTTCGATGGGTGGCGCCATTCTCCAGGGGCTCGTCCGCTCCGGCCGTGCGCCGCGGATCGTCGTCACCAACCGGACGGCGGCCAAGGCCGCAGACCTCGAAGGACTGGCCGGCGTGACGAGCCTGGCGCTCGAGCAGGATCCGGCCGCCAACACGACCGCCGCGGCGGGCGCCGACATCGTCCTCATCGGCGTGAAGCCCGTGATGGTTCCCGACCTGCTGCGCGAGATCGCCCCGGTCCTCCGCCCCGGTGTGATCGTCGTGAGCCTCGCCGCCGGCGTCACCCTCGCGACCTTCGCGTCGATCGTCGGGGACGACGTCGCCGTCGTCCGGTCGATGCCGAACACGCCGGCCGTGGTCGGCAAGGCCGTCACGGGGATCGCTGCCGGTCCCGCGGCATCCGCTGCCGACGTCGCCCTCGTGCGGGAACTCTTCGAGACGTGCGGCGTCGTGATCGAACTGGCCGAAGATCAGATCGACGCGCTCGGCACCATCTCGGGGTCGGGCCCGGCGTACGTCTTCCTGCTGATCGAGGACCTCACCGAGGCCGCGCGCGGCAAGGGCTTCTCCGACGCGGATGCGCGCCTCATGGCCGAGCAGACCTTCATCGGCGCCGCCGCGCTGCTGGACGCGACCCGGGAAGACCCGGCCGAACTCCGCCGCCGGGTGACGAGCCCGAAGGGCACGACCGAAAGGGCGATCGCCGTGCTCCAGGGGGCGAACCTCGCCGGCATCTTCGCCGAGGCGACGGATGCCGCGCTCGCGCGCTCCCGCGAGCTCGCCGCCGGCGCCTGA
- a CDS encoding potassium channel family protein — protein MVEQIRSDAPVLVIGLGRFGAACAGELDRLDREVLAIDDNLELVQKWSERVTHTVQADARNIEALKQIGAQDFQVAVVAVGSSIEASVLITANLVDLKVPQIWAKAVSQSHGKILARVGANHVIYPEREAGERVAHLVSGRMLDFIRFDDDFVLAKMYPPKFIRGIRLDESGVRSKYNVTVVGVKSPGKPFRYAEANTVVTNHDLIIVSGTNSDIERFASLDR, from the coding sequence TTGGTTGAGCAGATCCGGAGCGATGCTCCCGTCCTGGTGATCGGCCTCGGCCGGTTCGGCGCCGCGTGCGCCGGCGAGCTCGACCGGCTCGACCGCGAAGTGCTCGCGATCGACGACAACCTCGAGCTCGTGCAGAAGTGGTCCGAGCGGGTCACCCACACCGTGCAGGCCGACGCCCGCAACATCGAGGCGCTGAAGCAGATCGGCGCGCAGGACTTCCAGGTCGCCGTCGTCGCGGTCGGTTCGTCGATCGAGGCGTCGGTGCTCATCACCGCGAACCTCGTGGACCTCAAGGTGCCGCAGATCTGGGCGAAGGCCGTCTCGCAGAGCCACGGCAAGATCCTCGCCCGCGTCGGCGCGAACCACGTCATCTACCCCGAGCGCGAGGCCGGCGAGCGCGTCGCGCACCTCGTGTCGGGCCGGATGCTGGACTTCATCCGCTTCGACGACGACTTCGTGCTCGCCAAGATGTACCCGCCGAAGTTCATCCGCGGCATCCGCCTCGACGAGTCGGGCGTGCGCTCCAAGTACAACGTCACCGTCGTGGGCGTGAAGAGCCCGGGCAAGCCGTTCCGCTACGCCGAGGCGAACACCGTCGTCACCAACCACGACCTCATCATCGTCTCGGGCACGAACTCCGACATCGAGCGGTTCGCGTCGCTCGACCGCTGA